A genome region from Anastrepha ludens isolate Willacy chromosome 3, idAnaLude1.1, whole genome shotgun sequence includes the following:
- the LOC128857766 gene encoding dnaJ homolog subfamily C member 22 — MLKENVKESQTPSVITNGKPLANGKPVANGKLAQAEANSLPPQKSVLIAYILWFFGGIFGLHHFYLHRDRHAFIWWCTLGGYFGVGWLAEIFLIPEYVRDANEDPAFIKSFVARLQTNRRPPYSAKRFVGEVMIGYLFGQLLLMAIPETIFGGVDWGFLHWLIPVFVSLGVWTVGNIGRERGVWWHCLIGAVVIYPARYLIYDETYSLLLTALVSALVFDSYSKQWLRTPPKRYGIAVRSVKFTAALLVYFSLWGCFLYFNGTISDEDGGEVPIHEALRNFLTSAWWTDFTQALNDTYQYAQHHGWYETWKEIFESMDVDGERNSYKVLGVSATASQAEITSAYRRLSKEFHPDKVKDEKLKVVANQRFIEIQQAYNVLSKIKSSRRRKNKKSIEEETIVL; from the coding sequence ATGCTAAAAGAAAACGTAAAGGAGTCCCAAACTCCTTCTGTAATAACCAATGGAAAGCCTTTGGCTAACGGTAAACCTGTTGCTAATGGCAAACTGGCACAAGCTGAAGCAAACTCCCTCCCACCACAGAAATCTGTTTTAATCGCCTATATACTATGGTTTTTTGGTGGAATTTTCGGACTGCATCACTTTTATTTACATCGCGACCGCCATGCATTCATTTGGTGGTGCACTCTAGGAGGCTATTTTGGTGTCGGTTGGCTGGCCGAAATCTTCTTAATACCCGAATATGTGCGTGATGCCAACGAAGATCCAGCTTTTATTAAATCATTTGTAGCACGTTTACAAACAAATCGTCGACCGCCCTACTCCGCTAAGCGTTTTGTTGGTGAGGTAATGATCGGGTATCTCTTTGGACAGCTGCTGCtcatggctataccggaaactATCTTTGGTGGCGTAGATTGGGGCTTCCTCCACTGGCTCATAccggtgtttgtttctttgggAGTATGGACGGTGGGAAATATTGGACGTGAGCGTGGTGTTTGGTGGCATTGTCTAATTGGCGCCGTTGTAATATATCCAGCTCGTTATCTCATCTATGACGAAACCTATTCATTGTTACTTACTGCGCTGGTTTCTGCGTTAGTTTTCGACTCTTATTCGAAGCAATGGTTGCGTACACCACCAAAGCGGTATGGCATTGCCGTGCGTTCAGTTAAATTTACAGCTGCGCTGCTGGTCTATTTCTCGCTTTGgggttgttttctttattttaatggtACTATTTCCGATGAGGATGGTGGCGAAGTGCCCATACATGAAGCCCTGCGTAACTTTCTCACATCTGCTTGGTGGACAGACTTCACACAAGCACTCAACGATACTTATCAATATGCGCAACATCATGGCTGGTACGAAACATGGAAAGAAATTTTCGAAAGTATGGATGTGGATGGCGAACGTAATTCCTATAAAGTGCTGGGCGTGAGTGCAACAGCTTCACAAGCTGAAATTACATCAGCATATCGACGACTTTCAAAAGAATTCCATCCGGACAAAGTAAAAGATGAAAAGTTGAAAGTTGTTGCAAATCAGCGATTTATTGAGATTCAGCAAGCTTACAATGTGCTAAGCAAAATTAAATCCAGTCGTCGACGTAAGAACAAAAAATCTATCGAAGAAGAAACCATCGTACTGTAG
- the LOC128857767 gene encoding UNC93-like protein isoform X1 gives MSLHQNFSFCSIGSFVSIPKAGFEADTASLREKVILNPGEKWRILKNISIISFAFMVQFTAFQGTANLQSSINATDGLGTVSLSAIYAALVVSCIFLPTLIIRKLTVKWTLVFSMLCYAPYIAFQLFPKFYTLVPAGILVGLGAAPMWASKATYLTQVGQVYAKITEQAVDAIIVRFFGFFFLAWQTAELWGNLISSLVLSGGAHGGGSSNTTITEDDLQYCGANFCVTGSSNSNLSRPTNQEIFEITMIYLSCIIAAVAIIAVFLDPLKRYGEKRKGSQSAQELSGMELLSATFRQMKKPNQQLLIPITIFIGMEQAFIGADFTQAYVSCALGIQKIGFVMICFGVVNAICSILFGSVMKYIGRLPIIILGAVVHFSLISIELFWRPSPENPLIFYAMSGLWGVGDAVWQTQINGLYGLLFRRNKEAAFSNFRLWESAGFVIAYAYATTLCARMKLYVLLAVLALGCVGYTIVEILYRRKQRKLKKQEKLEAAAKEKEAAAAAAAAEANATGEVEETDDELDDLEEDIVVTHF, from the exons ATGTCATTACACCAAAACTTTTCATTTTGTTCAATCGGCTCATTTGTTTCAATT CCAAAAGCTGGTTTTGAGGCAGATACAGCATCGCTCAGAGAGAAAGTCATTTTAAATCCGGGCGAAAAATGgcgtattttgaaaaatatcagcATCATATCATTTGCATTCATGGTACAATTCACAGCGTTTCAG GGCACGGCTAATTTGCAGTCCTCGATTAATGCAACAGATGGCTTAGGCACTGTATCGTTGAGCGCCATTTACGCGGCACTCGTCGTCTCATGCATCTTTCTACCCACACTTATCATACGCAAATTGACTGTGAAATGGACGCTGGTCTTCAGTATGCTTTGCTATGCGCCATACATTGCCTTCCAATTGTTCCCAAA ATTCTACACGCTGGTTCCTGCCGGTATTCTAGTCGGTTTGGGTGCCGCTCCTATGTGGGCATCCAAAGCCACCTATTTGACACAAGTCGGTCAAGTTTATGCCAAGATTACCGAACAGGCCGTGGATGCGATTATTGTACGATTCTTCGGCTTCTTCTTCTTGGCCTGGCAAACAGCTGAGCTGTGGGGAAATTTGATCTCGAGTTTGG TGCTTTCGGGCGGCGCTCATGGCGGTGGCAGCAGCAACACCACCATCACCGAAGATGATCTGCAATACTGCGGTGCCAATTTCTGTGTGACCGGTTCCAGCAATAGCAACTTGAGCCGTCCAACAAACCAAGAAATCTTCGAAATCACCATGATCTACTTGTCTTGCATTATTGCTGCCGTGGCTATTATTGCCGTCTTCTTGGACCCGCTTAAGCGTTATGGTGAGAAACGTAAGGGTTCACAATCGGCACAAGAATTGTCCGGCATGGAATTGCTTTCGGCCACTTTCCGTcaaatgaaaaaaccaaaccaGCAATTGCTCATTCCCATTACCATTTTCATTGGTATGGAACAGGCTTTCATCGGTGCCGATTTCACACAAGCGTATGTGTCTTGTGCTCTGGGTAtccaaaaaattggttttgtgaTGATCTGCTTTGGTGTAGTCAATGCTATTTGCTCGATTCTCTTCGGTTCAGTAATGAAATATATTGGACGTCTGCCAATCATTATTCTTGGCGCTGTCGTGCATTTCTCACTTATCTCCATTGAATTGTTCTGGCGTCCCAGTCCCGAGAATCCACTGATCTTCTACGCCATGTCCGGTTTATGGGGTGTCGGTGATGCTGTATGGCAGACACAAATCAACGGCCTTTATGGTCTGCTCTTCCGTCGAAACAAGGAAGCAGCCTTCTCCAACTTCCGTCTGTGGGAATCAGCCGGTTTTGTGATCGCCTATGCTTATGCCACAACTTTATGTGCGCGCATGAAGCTTTATGTTCTATTGGCTGTATTGGCATTGGGATGTGTGGGTTACACCATTGTGGAGATTCTGTACAGAAGAAAG CAACGCAAGCTAAAGAAGCAAGAGAAATTGGAGGCTGCCGCCAAGGAGAAGGAAGCTGCCGCCGCCGCAGCTGCCGCCGAGGCTAATGCCACCGGTGAAGTGGAGGAGACCGATGACGAGCTCGATGATCTCGAAGAAGATATTGTTGTGACGCACTTCTAA
- the LOC128857767 gene encoding UNC93-like protein isoform X2, with translation MTGFSNGGFENDEPVKPKAGFEADTASLREKVILNPGEKWRILKNISIISFAFMVQFTAFQGTANLQSSINATDGLGTVSLSAIYAALVVSCIFLPTLIIRKLTVKWTLVFSMLCYAPYIAFQLFPKFYTLVPAGILVGLGAAPMWASKATYLTQVGQVYAKITEQAVDAIIVRFFGFFFLAWQTAELWGNLISSLVLSGGAHGGGSSNTTITEDDLQYCGANFCVTGSSNSNLSRPTNQEIFEITMIYLSCIIAAVAIIAVFLDPLKRYGEKRKGSQSAQELSGMELLSATFRQMKKPNQQLLIPITIFIGMEQAFIGADFTQAYVSCALGIQKIGFVMICFGVVNAICSILFGSVMKYIGRLPIIILGAVVHFSLISIELFWRPSPENPLIFYAMSGLWGVGDAVWQTQINGLYGLLFRRNKEAAFSNFRLWESAGFVIAYAYATTLCARMKLYVLLAVLALGCVGYTIVEILYRRKQRKLKKQEKLEAAAKEKEAAAAAAAAEANATGEVEETDDELDDLEEDIVVTHF, from the exons CCAAAAGCTGGTTTTGAGGCAGATACAGCATCGCTCAGAGAGAAAGTCATTTTAAATCCGGGCGAAAAATGgcgtattttgaaaaatatcagcATCATATCATTTGCATTCATGGTACAATTCACAGCGTTTCAG GGCACGGCTAATTTGCAGTCCTCGATTAATGCAACAGATGGCTTAGGCACTGTATCGTTGAGCGCCATTTACGCGGCACTCGTCGTCTCATGCATCTTTCTACCCACACTTATCATACGCAAATTGACTGTGAAATGGACGCTGGTCTTCAGTATGCTTTGCTATGCGCCATACATTGCCTTCCAATTGTTCCCAAA ATTCTACACGCTGGTTCCTGCCGGTATTCTAGTCGGTTTGGGTGCCGCTCCTATGTGGGCATCCAAAGCCACCTATTTGACACAAGTCGGTCAAGTTTATGCCAAGATTACCGAACAGGCCGTGGATGCGATTATTGTACGATTCTTCGGCTTCTTCTTCTTGGCCTGGCAAACAGCTGAGCTGTGGGGAAATTTGATCTCGAGTTTGG TGCTTTCGGGCGGCGCTCATGGCGGTGGCAGCAGCAACACCACCATCACCGAAGATGATCTGCAATACTGCGGTGCCAATTTCTGTGTGACCGGTTCCAGCAATAGCAACTTGAGCCGTCCAACAAACCAAGAAATCTTCGAAATCACCATGATCTACTTGTCTTGCATTATTGCTGCCGTGGCTATTATTGCCGTCTTCTTGGACCCGCTTAAGCGTTATGGTGAGAAACGTAAGGGTTCACAATCGGCACAAGAATTGTCCGGCATGGAATTGCTTTCGGCCACTTTCCGTcaaatgaaaaaaccaaaccaGCAATTGCTCATTCCCATTACCATTTTCATTGGTATGGAACAGGCTTTCATCGGTGCCGATTTCACACAAGCGTATGTGTCTTGTGCTCTGGGTAtccaaaaaattggttttgtgaTGATCTGCTTTGGTGTAGTCAATGCTATTTGCTCGATTCTCTTCGGTTCAGTAATGAAATATATTGGACGTCTGCCAATCATTATTCTTGGCGCTGTCGTGCATTTCTCACTTATCTCCATTGAATTGTTCTGGCGTCCCAGTCCCGAGAATCCACTGATCTTCTACGCCATGTCCGGTTTATGGGGTGTCGGTGATGCTGTATGGCAGACACAAATCAACGGCCTTTATGGTCTGCTCTTCCGTCGAAACAAGGAAGCAGCCTTCTCCAACTTCCGTCTGTGGGAATCAGCCGGTTTTGTGATCGCCTATGCTTATGCCACAACTTTATGTGCGCGCATGAAGCTTTATGTTCTATTGGCTGTATTGGCATTGGGATGTGTGGGTTACACCATTGTGGAGATTCTGTACAGAAGAAAG CAACGCAAGCTAAAGAAGCAAGAGAAATTGGAGGCTGCCGCCAAGGAGAAGGAAGCTGCCGCCGCCGCAGCTGCCGCCGAGGCTAATGCCACCGGTGAAGTGGAGGAGACCGATGACGAGCTCGATGATCTCGAAGAAGATATTGTTGTGACGCACTTCTAA